Proteins from a single region of Sphingomonas sp.:
- a CDS encoding sugar porter family MFS transporter: MNQSAERTNLGLVFAIVAVATIGGLLFGYDSGAVNGTQPGLTAAFGLDDASLGFTVGSLLIGCVIGASLAGVLADAIGRRAVMRLAALLFLGGALVQGFAHDHTLFVIARIIGGMAVGAASVLSPAYISEVAPANIRGRMTTVQQVMIITGLTAAFLANYYVTSIAGVSTNKIWADIEAWRWMYLLQAVPAAVFLIALFFIPESPRYLVSKGRNEEANAVLTNLFGAGAAAAKVAEIQATFANDHRPRLSDVLTPKGGAGFLGVRKIVWVGIMLAVFQQLVGINVIFYYGATLWQAAGFSEQDSLMINIVSGAVSIAACFVTIAVIDRIGRKPLLLIGSVGMAASLFAMVYAFSQGGIVDGKLMLPDDAGKIAVWAANIYVIFFNVSWGPVMWVMLGEMFPNQIRGSSLAVAGFFQWAANYAIAQAFPIMLAKIGLAYSYSFYAVCAVISFFLVAKFVHETKGKELEAMEG; the protein is encoded by the coding sequence ATGAATCAATCGGCGGAGAGGACCAATCTGGGCCTCGTCTTCGCCATCGTCGCGGTGGCGACGATCGGCGGCTTGCTGTTCGGCTATGACAGCGGCGCGGTGAACGGCACCCAGCCGGGCCTCACCGCCGCGTTCGGCCTCGACGATGCCAGTCTCGGCTTCACCGTCGGCTCGCTGCTGATCGGCTGCGTAATCGGCGCCTCGCTCGCTGGCGTCCTCGCCGACGCGATCGGCCGCCGCGCGGTGATGCGCCTCGCCGCCTTGCTGTTCCTCGGCGGCGCGCTGGTTCAGGGTTTCGCGCACGATCACACCCTCTTCGTCATCGCCCGCATCATCGGCGGCATGGCGGTCGGCGCGGCATCGGTGCTGTCTCCGGCGTACATCTCCGAAGTCGCTCCCGCCAATATCCGCGGGCGAATGACGACGGTGCAGCAGGTGATGATCATCACCGGCCTCACCGCCGCGTTCCTCGCCAATTACTATGTCACTTCGATCGCTGGGGTTTCGACCAACAAGATCTGGGCCGATATCGAGGCATGGCGCTGGATGTACCTGCTGCAGGCGGTACCGGCGGCGGTGTTCCTGATCGCGCTGTTCTTCATTCCGGAAAGCCCGCGCTACCTGGTGTCGAAGGGCCGCAACGAGGAAGCCAACGCCGTCCTTACCAACCTGTTCGGAGCTGGCGCTGCCGCCGCCAAGGTCGCCGAGATCCAGGCGACCTTCGCCAACGATCACCGTCCGCGCCTCAGCGATGTGCTGACTCCCAAGGGCGGCGCCGGCTTCCTCGGCGTCCGCAAGATCGTCTGGGTCGGCATCATGCTGGCGGTGTTCCAGCAGCTCGTCGGCATCAATGTTATTTTCTATTATGGCGCCACGCTGTGGCAGGCTGCCGGCTTCAGCGAGCAGGATTCGCTGATGATCAACATCGTATCGGGCGCGGTCTCGATCGCCGCCTGCTTCGTGACGATCGCGGTGATCGATAGGATCGGCCGCAAACCGCTGCTGCTGATCGGTTCGGTCGGCATGGCCGCGTCGCTCTTCGCGATGGTCTATGCCTTCAGCCAGGGTGGCATCGTCGACGGCAAGCTCATGCTTCCGGACGACGCTGGCAAGATCGCGGTATGGGCCGCCAACATCTATGTGATCTTCTTCAACGTCAGCTGGGGCCCGGTGATGTGGGTGATGCTCGGCGAGATGTTCCCGAACCAGATCCGCGGCTCCTCGCTGGCGGTCGCTGGCTTCTTCCAATGGGCCGCCAACTACGCGATCGCCCAGGCCTTCCCGATCATGCTCGCCAAGATCGGCTTGGCGTACAGCTACAGCTTCTACGCGGTGTGCGCGGTGATCAGCTTCTTCCTGGTCGCCAAGTTCGTTCACGAGACCAAGGGCAAGGAACTGGAGGCGATGGAGGGGTGA
- a CDS encoding IlvD/Edd family dehydratase: MTRTPARPFRSREWFAAPGRSDMAALYLERFMNYGITPDELQSGKPIIGIAQSGSDIAPCNRIHLETVKRAREGILAAGGVPMEFPLHPIFENCRRPTAALDRNLAYLGLVEILNGYPIDAVILTTGCDKTTPSSLMAASTVDIPAIVLSGGPMLDGWHEGELVGSGTVIWRSRRKMAAGEIDEAEFLRRATDSAPSAGHCNTMGTASTMNSLAEGLGMSLPGCAMIPAPYRERGQMAYETGKRIVDMAYEDLRPSKILTRQSFLNAINLLTAIGGSTNAQPHLIAMAAHAGIEITPADWMQGYDLPLVVNMQPAGKYLSERFHRAGGIPAVLTEMIAAGHIDGSVMTCTGKTLAENVAGRTATDREVIYPYDAPLMEKAGFLVLSGNLFDQAIMKTSVISPDFRARYLSRPGQENVFEGRAIVFDGSDDYHHRINDPALAIDANCILVIRGSGPLGWPGSAEVVNMQPPDHLIQAGILSLPTLGDGRQSGTSDSPSILNASPESAAGGGLAWLRTGDIIRIDLNAGTCNALVEPDEIQRRRGEPAPPIPDSQTPWEELFREKTNQLGEGGVLEFALKYRKTSEKVARHNH, translated from the coding sequence ATGACCCGCACGCCCGCACGCCCGTTTCGCTCGCGCGAATGGTTCGCCGCTCCCGGCCGCAGCGACATGGCGGCGCTCTATCTCGAGCGCTTCATGAATTACGGCATCACCCCGGACGAGCTGCAATCGGGCAAGCCGATCATCGGCATCGCGCAGTCGGGCAGCGACATCGCGCCGTGCAACCGTATCCACCTCGAAACCGTCAAGCGCGCCCGCGAGGGCATCCTCGCGGCAGGCGGCGTACCGATGGAATTCCCGCTCCATCCGATCTTCGAGAATTGCAGGCGTCCGACCGCCGCGCTCGACCGCAACCTCGCCTATCTCGGCCTGGTCGAGATCCTCAACGGCTATCCGATCGACGCGGTGATCCTCACCACCGGCTGCGATAAGACCACGCCTTCGTCGCTGATGGCGGCGTCCACCGTCGATATCCCGGCCATCGTCCTGTCGGGCGGACCGATGCTCGACGGCTGGCACGAAGGCGAGCTGGTCGGCTCGGGCACCGTGATCTGGCGGTCGCGCCGCAAGATGGCGGCGGGCGAGATCGACGAAGCCGAATTCCTCCGCCGCGCCACCGATAGCGCGCCCTCGGCCGGCCATTGCAACACGATGGGCACCGCCTCGACGATGAACAGCTTGGCCGAGGGCCTCGGCATGTCGCTGCCCGGCTGCGCGATGATCCCCGCGCCGTACCGCGAGCGCGGCCAGATGGCCTATGAGACCGGCAAGCGCATCGTCGACATGGCCTATGAGGATCTCCGCCCCTCGAAGATCCTGACCCGCCAGTCCTTCCTAAACGCGATCAACCTGCTGACCGCGATCGGCGGCTCGACCAACGCCCAGCCGCACCTCATCGCCATGGCCGCGCATGCCGGCATCGAGATCACCCCCGCCGACTGGATGCAGGGCTATGACCTGCCGCTGGTGGTCAACATGCAGCCCGCCGGCAAATATCTCTCCGAGCGCTTCCACCGCGCGGGCGGCATCCCCGCCGTCCTTACCGAGATGATCGCCGCCGGCCATATCGACGGCAGCGTGATGACCTGCACTGGCAAGACCCTTGCCGAGAACGTCGCCGGCCGCACCGCTACCGACCGCGAGGTCATCTATCCGTACGACGCGCCTTTGATGGAAAAGGCCGGCTTCCTCGTCCTCTCGGGCAACCTGTTCGATCAGGCGATCATGAAGACCAGCGTGATCTCCCCCGATTTCCGCGCCCGCTATCTCTCTCGTCCCGGCCAGGAAAATGTCTTCGAAGGCCGCGCCATCGTCTTCGACGGCTCCGATGATTACCACCACCGCATCAACGATCCCGCGCTGGCGATCGACGCCAATTGCATCCTCGTCATCCGCGGTTCGGGTCCGCTCGGCTGGCCCGGCTCGGCCGAAGTCGTCAACATGCAGCCGCCCGATCACCTGATCCAGGCAGGCATCCTGTCGCTCCCAACGCTCGGTGACGGCCGCCAGTCGGGCACGTCGGACAGCCCCTCGATCCTCAATGCCTCGCCCGAAAGCGCGGCGGGCGGTGGATTGGCCTGGTTGCGCACCGGTGACATCATTCGCATCGATCTCAACGCGGGCACCTGCAACGCGCTGGTCGAGCCCGACGAGATTCAGCGCCGCAGGGGCGAACCCGCCCCGCCGATCCCCGACAGCCAGACGCCGTGGGAAGAGCTGTTCCGCGAAAAGACCAACCAGCTCGGTGAGGGCGGGGTGCTGGAATTCGCGCTCAAATACCGCAAGACCAGCGAGAAAGTCGCCCGCCACAATCACTGA
- a CDS encoding MarR family transcriptional regulator, with product MTDTRLDEVALPALLRHARTTYGVAMRKALAEGGYDDIPGNGLYVIGALAWGETPLSQIVRELRVTKQAAGQLVDALVLRGYLVREVDPEDRRRLTVTLTERGRAAAETQAAAREAIDAELTARIGADKVQHAREALAALIDMRRDAEG from the coding sequence ATGACCGATACCCGCCTTGACGAAGTCGCCCTGCCCGCGCTGCTGCGCCACGCCCGCACCACCTATGGCGTGGCGATGCGCAAGGCGCTGGCGGAGGGTGGTTATGACGACATCCCCGGCAACGGGCTGTACGTGATCGGCGCGCTTGCCTGGGGCGAGACGCCGCTTTCGCAGATCGTCCGCGAGCTGCGGGTGACCAAGCAGGCGGCGGGGCAATTGGTCGATGCGCTGGTGCTGCGCGGCTATCTGGTACGCGAGGTCGATCCCGAGGACCGCCGCCGGCTGACCGTGACGCTCACCGAGCGGGGCCGCGCCGCAGCCGAAACGCAGGCCGCGGCGCGCGAAGCGATCGACGCGGAACTGACCGCGCGGATCGGCGCCGACAAGGTGCAGCATGCCCGCGAAGCGCTGGCGGCGTTGATCGACATGCGCCGCGACGCCGAAGGCTAG
- a CDS encoding SMP-30/gluconolactonase/LRE family protein encodes MTVALGEPVSVWQLGAPLLEGPVWVERDAALWFVDIKGRKVHRYDPASGAKRSWDAPDQVGFVAPIAGGGFVAGLKTGLARFDPADGSFTPMIDPEPQLPGNRLNDATVDPSGRLWFGTMDDAEVADSGAIYRLAADGSCVASSPLVSITNGPAVSPDGCTLYHINTLGGVIFACDLDAEGNLTNRREFARIPNREGYPDGPTVDSEGCVWVGLYKGSAVRRYSPGGELLETVHFPVDAITKIAFGGPELKTVYATTAAKHLSAEERAAMPGAGDLFRFEVSVPGQAGVLVREGL; translated from the coding sequence ATGACCGTCGCGCTTGGCGAGCCGGTCAGCGTCTGGCAGCTCGGGGCGCCATTGCTCGAAGGGCCGGTCTGGGTCGAGCGCGACGCGGCGTTGTGGTTCGTCGATATCAAGGGGCGCAAGGTCCATCGCTACGATCCCGCCAGCGGCGCGAAGCGCAGCTGGGATGCGCCCGATCAGGTCGGGTTCGTCGCGCCGATCGCGGGCGGCGGGTTTGTCGCGGGCCTGAAGACCGGGCTGGCGCGGTTCGATCCTGCGGATGGCAGCTTCACGCCGATGATCGATCCCGAGCCGCAATTGCCGGGCAATCGCTTGAACGATGCGACCGTGGATCCGTCCGGGCGGCTATGGTTCGGGACGATGGACGATGCCGAGGTGGCGGATAGCGGCGCGATCTACCGGCTGGCGGCGGATGGGAGCTGCGTCGCCTCCAGTCCTCTGGTATCGATCACCAACGGCCCGGCGGTAAGTCCTGACGGGTGCACGCTCTACCATATCAATACGCTGGGCGGCGTGATCTTCGCCTGCGATCTCGACGCCGAAGGCAACCTGACCAACCGCCGCGAGTTCGCGCGCATTCCGAACCGCGAGGGTTATCCCGACGGCCCGACCGTGGACAGCGAAGGCTGTGTGTGGGTGGGACTCTACAAGGGCTCGGCGGTGCGGCGCTATTCGCCAGGCGGCGAGCTGCTCGAAACCGTCCACTTCCCCGTCGACGCGATCACCAAGATCGCGTTTGGCGGGCCTGAGCTGAAGACGGTGTATGCGACCACGGCGGCGAAGCATCTGTCGGCGGAGGAACGTGCCGCGATGCCGGGCGCGGGCGATCTGTTCCGCTTCGAGGTAAGCGTTCCCGGCCAAGCGGGCGTGCTGGTGCGCGAAGGCCTCTAG
- a CDS encoding SDR family oxidoreductase, with amino-acid sequence MSEADPTTKTRDQRAIYPSLKGKRVLITGGGSGIGAGMVEGFVRQGADVTFFDIAREDSEALVSNLSGGAVTFKHCDLTDIKTVQAQIAKLIDENGAFDVLINNAANDDRHTIEQVTEEYWDNRINTNLKHLFFVAQAVIPGMKARGAGVIVNLGSISWHLALEGLTLYQTSKAAIEGLTRSFARELGPDGIRSVCIVPGNVRTPRQLQWYTPEGEAEIVKAQCLKGRLVPDDIAAMALFLASDDARLITGHEFFVDAGWR; translated from the coding sequence ATGTCTGAAGCCGACCCCACGACCAAGACCCGCGACCAGAGGGCGATCTATCCGAGCCTGAAGGGCAAGCGCGTGCTGATCACCGGAGGCGGTTCCGGGATCGGCGCCGGGATGGTCGAGGGATTTGTGCGCCAAGGCGCCGACGTCACCTTCTTCGACATCGCCCGGGAGGATTCGGAGGCGCTGGTCTCCAACCTGAGCGGCGGGGCTGTGACCTTCAAGCATTGTGACCTGACCGACATCAAGACGGTGCAGGCGCAGATCGCGAAGCTGATCGACGAAAATGGCGCATTCGACGTGCTGATCAACAACGCCGCGAACGACGATCGCCACACCATCGAGCAGGTGACCGAGGAATATTGGGACAATAGGATCAATACCAACCTCAAGCATCTGTTCTTCGTGGCGCAGGCGGTGATCCCGGGGATGAAGGCCAGGGGCGCGGGCGTGATCGTCAATCTCGGCTCGATCAGTTGGCATCTCGCCCTCGAGGGGTTGACGCTCTATCAGACGAGCAAGGCGGCAATCGAAGGGCTGACGCGCAGCTTCGCGCGCGAGCTGGGGCCGGATGGCATCCGTTCGGTGTGCATCGTGCCGGGCAATGTCCGCACCCCACGCCAGCTCCAATGGTACACGCCCGAGGGTGAGGCCGAGATCGTCAAGGCGCAATGCCTGAAGGGGCGGCTGGTGCCGGACGATATCGCGGCGATGGCGCTGTTCCTGGCCAGCGACGATGCGCGGCTGATCACCGGTCATGAGTTCTTCGTGGACGCGGGCTGGCGCTGA
- a CDS encoding fumarylacetoacetate hydrolase family protein: MKASPADILPADHSQAILIGRIQTDAGPSPVVLRGGDLFDVSRSAPTVADLLERGDAATIAGERICGVEAIGGEDGPRLLAPVDLQCIKACGVTFAVSAIERVIEERARGDSARANEIRGELEAKVGSIRSVVPGSEEAATLKAALIDAGMWSQYLEVAIGPDAEVFTKGPVLSAVGWGADVGVRTNSDWNNPEPEVVLIVTRAGEIVGATLGNDVNLRDIEGRSALLLGKAKDNNASTALGPFIRLFDEHFTLDDVRAATIDLVIEGTDNYRLEGTNKMSEISRDPADLVRQTMSEHQYPDGFALFCGTLFAPIQDRDHPGRGFTHKEGDRVTISTPKLGSLTNRVTTSKAAPPWEFGIRDLMRNLSGRGLL; this comes from the coding sequence TTGAAGGCGTCTCCGGCGGATATTCTGCCTGCGGATCATTCGCAGGCAATTCTGATAGGCCGCATCCAGACGGATGCCGGGCCCAGCCCCGTCGTGCTGCGCGGCGGCGATCTGTTCGATGTCTCGCGCTCCGCCCCAACGGTTGCCGACCTGCTCGAGCGCGGCGACGCGGCGACGATCGCCGGTGAGCGCATCTGCGGCGTGGAGGCGATCGGTGGCGAGGACGGCCCGAGGCTGCTCGCGCCGGTCGATCTCCAGTGTATCAAGGCGTGCGGAGTCACTTTCGCGGTCTCGGCGATCGAGCGCGTGATCGAGGAGCGCGCGCGTGGCGATTCCGCGCGGGCCAACGAAATTCGCGGCGAACTGGAGGCCAAGGTCGGCTCGATCCGCTCGGTCGTGCCCGGCAGCGAAGAGGCGGCGACGCTCAAGGCGGCGCTGATCGATGCCGGCATGTGGTCGCAATATCTGGAAGTGGCGATCGGTCCGGATGCCGAAGTGTTCACCAAGGGTCCGGTGCTGTCCGCGGTCGGCTGGGGCGCCGATGTCGGCGTTCGCACCAACAGCGACTGGAACAATCCCGAACCCGAAGTGGTGCTGATCGTGACGCGGGCCGGCGAGATCGTCGGCGCGACGCTCGGCAACGACGTCAATCTGCGCGATATCGAGGGCCGCTCGGCGCTGCTGCTCGGCAAGGCCAAGGACAATAACGCATCGACCGCGCTGGGGCCGTTCATCCGGCTGTTCGACGAGCATTTCACGCTCGACGATGTCCGCGCCGCGACCATCGACCTGGTGATCGAGGGCACGGACAATTATCGCCTCGAAGGCACCAACAAGATGAGCGAGATCAGCCGCGATCCCGCCGATCTCGTGCGCCAGACGATGAGCGAGCATCAATATCCCGACGGTTTCGCGCTGTTCTGCGGCACGCTGTTCGCGCCGATCCAGGACCGCGACCATCCCGGCCGCGGCTTCACGCATAAGGAGGGTGACCGCGTCACCATCTCCACGCCGAAGCTCGGCAGCCTGACCAACCGTGTAACGACCTCCAAGGCCGCTCCCCCCTGGGAGTTCGGCATCCGCGATCTGATGCGCAACCTTTCCGGGCGCGGCCTGCTGTGA
- a CDS encoding thymidylate kinase: MGIIVAIEGADGVGKNTAANGLREALNAAGRRAEVIGFPRYGETVAGVTIGRYMAGDMSVPVTPHAAATLYALDRFEWRGAILDAVAANDVVIFDRYVASNMAYQGARVPPEESRALMEWILALETGQFALPRPALSIYLDTPWDLAKAMILQKAERSYTAKSYDEYEADVALQQRVRGNYEAIVAADLLGPWQIIRASEDGAMRPRDAIVGEIIAHIGAIR; encoded by the coding sequence ATGGGGATAATCGTCGCGATCGAAGGCGCCGACGGCGTCGGCAAGAACACCGCTGCCAACGGCTTGCGCGAAGCGCTCAACGCGGCGGGGCGCAGGGCGGAGGTGATCGGCTTTCCCCGCTATGGCGAGACCGTCGCGGGAGTGACGATCGGCCGCTACATGGCCGGGGACATGAGCGTGCCGGTGACGCCGCACGCCGCCGCGACGCTTTACGCGCTCGACCGGTTCGAATGGCGCGGCGCGATCCTGGACGCGGTGGCGGCGAACGACGTGGTGATCTTCGACCGCTATGTCGCGTCGAACATGGCCTATCAGGGCGCGCGCGTGCCGCCCGAAGAATCGCGGGCGCTGATGGAATGGATCCTGGCGCTAGAGACCGGACAGTTCGCCCTGCCCCGGCCGGCGCTGTCTATCTATCTCGATACGCCATGGGATCTCGCCAAGGCGATGATCCTGCAAAAGGCCGAGCGCAGCTACACCGCCAAAAGCTATGACGAATATGAGGCCGATGTCGCGCTCCAGCAGCGCGTGCGCGGCAATTACGAAGCGATCGTCGCCGCCGATCTGCTAGGCCCCTGGCAGATCATCCGCGCCAGCGAGGACGGCGCGATGCGCCCCCGCGACGCGATCGTCGGCGAAATCATCGCGCATATCGGCGCAATTCGCTAA
- a CDS encoding response regulator, translating into MTKTIYIVDDDDAVRASLHSLLSVQPDLIVRGYRSGDAFLEEVGELDPGVVLLDFHMPGSSGLDVLGTLNRNVRFVPIILTGQGNVGLAVQAMKAGALDFIEKPYDARTLMDVIAHAFAQLEQGGEAEARVQNAKAKIGLLSPRETDTLKGLIEGRSNKIIAYELDISPRTVEIYRANLMEKLEVRSLSEALRIAFAAGMVPHA; encoded by the coding sequence ATGACCAAGACCATCTATATCGTCGATGACGACGACGCCGTCCGGGCCTCGCTGCATAGCCTTCTTTCCGTGCAACCCGATCTGATCGTGCGCGGCTATCGATCCGGCGACGCCTTTCTCGAAGAGGTCGGCGAGCTCGACCCAGGCGTGGTGCTGCTCGATTTCCACATGCCCGGATCGAGCGGGCTGGACGTGCTCGGCACGCTGAACCGTAACGTCAGGTTCGTGCCGATCATCCTGACCGGCCAGGGCAATGTCGGCCTGGCGGTGCAGGCGATGAAGGCCGGCGCGCTCGATTTCATCGAAAAGCCCTATGACGCGCGCACGTTGATGGACGTGATCGCCCATGCCTTCGCGCAGCTTGAACAAGGCGGCGAGGCGGAAGCGCGGGTGCAGAACGCCAAGGCCAAGATCGGCCTGCTCTCACCGCGCGAAACCGACACGCTAAAGGGGCTGATCGAAGGGCGATCGAACAAGATCATCGCCTATGAGCTCGATATCAGCCCGCGCACCGTGGAGATCTATCGCGCGAATTTGATGGAGAAGCTGGAGGTGCGCAGCCTTTCGGAAGCACTCCGCATTGCCTTTGCCGCAGGCATGGTGCCGCACGCCTAG
- a CDS encoding PAS domain S-box protein, translating into MKLLVGTNAPEWPVNRKAAVGFAALACVCSLIAFSGWVFRSPTLRGFGIESLPIWPITSLGYFALSLGFVAAIGGNTRRARILWAVPIVVALLALTQNILHADFGIDTLLFGDAIGEYGFPHPGRPGATPITIFLLLAGAAYFSVSSRSRRDDAASLISSGVIGLASASAILVLFSSPDDPLSQLYRVSVPTAVMALSLVASFTLWQSGFGWVKLLGSSRPESRLMQTVIPAALLLPLAPSLLGLAFEAGGVLSPLGVKLVVLIANIALVGLIAYWAVHRVALDQAALLESIEALRASETRLSTATAAAELGVFEWDVATGKFAWSEGTEARMGLEPGSMPDFDAWAGLIEPADLAATMQHVERCVSRQDERFSYRYRFRRPNGQVRVVEGSSRAFYNDAGDLQRTVGVLINVTEQEEREAALRGREAQLRSILDTVPDAMVVIDEEGVILQFSAAAEALWGYPPEEMIGQDYRLLSPRDQFEQNTARLAEYIENERGLAGETIPAMGEAKDGRRFPLELRVGLARVDGKLLLTMFARDMTERLADEERLSGLSSELAHVSRLSAMSELAADLAHELNQPLSAAANFLAAADMLIERGEDIDRIGELIGMANDQTLRAGEIIRRLRAFMARGEVEIRPESVEQTVRDAVELVLVGTGQFHIRVDYDFDPAAECMLADRIQIQQVLVNLLRNSVDALRNAQTASRQITLRSRKFVENMIEIEIADTGPGLPDSVLEQLFSRFTTTKGERGGMGIGLSISKRIIEAHGGELTAGNRAEGGASFRFTVAAAEEMEA; encoded by the coding sequence GTGAAACTGTTGGTCGGGACGAATGCGCCTGAGTGGCCGGTGAACCGGAAGGCGGCGGTGGGTTTCGCCGCGCTGGCATGCGTGTGCAGCCTGATCGCTTTTTCGGGTTGGGTTTTCCGGTCACCAACGCTGCGCGGGTTCGGGATCGAGAGCCTGCCGATCTGGCCGATCACGTCGCTCGGCTATTTCGCCCTCTCGCTGGGCTTTGTCGCGGCGATCGGCGGGAATACCAGACGCGCGCGGATATTATGGGCCGTGCCGATCGTCGTGGCGCTGCTCGCGCTGACGCAAAACATCCTGCATGCCGATTTCGGCATCGACACGTTGCTGTTCGGCGATGCGATCGGGGAATATGGCTTCCCGCATCCCGGCCGGCCGGGCGCGACGCCCATCACCATTTTCCTGCTGCTGGCGGGCGCCGCCTATTTCTCGGTGAGCAGCCGCTCGCGACGAGACGATGCCGCGAGCCTGATCTCCAGCGGCGTGATCGGGCTGGCATCGGCGTCGGCGATCCTGGTGCTGTTCTCGTCACCCGACGATCCGCTTTCGCAGCTATACCGCGTGTCGGTGCCGACCGCGGTGATGGCATTGTCGCTGGTCGCATCGTTCACGCTCTGGCAGAGCGGCTTTGGCTGGGTGAAGCTGCTGGGATCGAGCCGGCCGGAATCGCGGCTGATGCAGACGGTGATTCCGGCGGCCTTGCTGTTGCCGCTGGCGCCGTCGCTGCTGGGACTGGCGTTCGAGGCCGGAGGCGTGCTGTCGCCGCTGGGCGTCAAGCTGGTGGTGCTGATCGCCAATATCGCGCTGGTCGGCCTGATCGCCTATTGGGCCGTGCACCGCGTCGCGCTCGATCAGGCGGCGCTGCTCGAATCGATCGAGGCGCTACGCGCGAGCGAGACGCGGCTCTCGACCGCGACCGCAGCCGCCGAACTGGGCGTGTTCGAATGGGATGTCGCGACCGGCAAGTTCGCCTGGTCCGAGGGAACCGAGGCGCGGATGGGACTGGAGCCGGGATCGATGCCCGACTTCGACGCCTGGGCCGGGCTGATCGAGCCCGCCGACCTTGCCGCGACGATGCAGCATGTCGAGCGATGCGTGAGCCGGCAGGACGAGCGCTTCAGCTATCGCTATCGCTTCCGCCGGCCCAACGGCCAGGTCCGCGTTGTCGAGGGATCGTCGCGCGCTTTCTACAATGACGCTGGCGATTTGCAGCGCACGGTGGGCGTGCTGATCAACGTCACCGAACAGGAGGAGCGCGAGGCAGCGCTGCGCGGGCGCGAGGCGCAATTGCGCTCGATCCTCGACACCGTGCCCGATGCGATGGTGGTGATCGACGAAGAAGGCGTGATCCTCCAGTTCAGCGCGGCCGCCGAGGCGCTATGGGGCTACCCGCCGGAGGAGATGATCGGGCAGGATTACCGCCTCCTCTCGCCCAGGGACCAGTTCGAGCAGAATACCGCCAGGCTAGCCGAATATATCGAGAATGAACGCGGTCTCGCCGGCGAGACGATCCCCGCCATGGGCGAAGCCAAGGATGGTCGGCGCTTTCCCCTGGAACTGCGCGTCGGACTGGCGCGAGTCGATGGCAAATTGCTGCTGACGATGTTCGCGCGCGACATGACCGAGCGGCTCGCGGACGAGGAGCGGCTGAGCGGGCTGAGCTCGGAACTGGCCCATGTCTCTCGCCTGAGCGCGATGAGCGAACTGGCCGCCGACCTCGCCCATGAACTCAACCAGCCGCTGAGCGCCGCCGCCAATTTCCTCGCCGCCGCCGACATGCTGATCGAACGCGGCGAAGACATCGACCGGATCGGCGAATTGATCGGCATGGCCAATGACCAGACGCTGCGCGCGGGCGAGATCATCCGCCGGCTGCGCGCGTTCATGGCACGCGGGGAAGTCGAAATCCGCCCGGAATCGGTGGAGCAGACGGTACGCGACGCCGTCGAGCTGGTGTTGGTGGGCACCGGCCAGTTCCACATCCGCGTCGATTATGATTTCGATCCCGCAGCGGAGTGCATGCTGGCGGACAGAATCCAGATCCAGCAAGTACTCGTCAATCTTTTGCGCAATTCTGTAGATGCGCTGCGTAATGCACAAACAGCTTCCCGCCAGATAACTCTACGATCTCGAAAATTCGTTGAAAACATGATAGAGATAGAAATCGCGGACACTGGGCCGGGTCTTCCGGACTCTGTTCTCGAGCAGCTCTTTTCTCGATTTACGACGACCAAGGGGGAAAGAGGCGGAATGGGTATTGGACTTTCGATAAGCAAGCGTATCATCGAAGCCCATGGCGGCGAATTGACAGCGGGGAATCGTGCGGAAGGCGGCGCGTCATTCCGGTTCACGGTCGCGGCAGCGGAGGAGATGGAGGCATGA